Proteins from a genomic interval of Rosa chinensis cultivar Old Blush chromosome 2, RchiOBHm-V2, whole genome shotgun sequence:
- the LOC112189312 gene encoding transcription factor MYB1, with translation MGRSPCCAKEGLNRGAWTAMEDRILREYITTHGEGKWRNLPKRAGLKRCGKSCRLRWLNYLRPDIKRGNITRDEEELIIRLHKLLGNRWSLIAGRLPGRTDNEIKNYWNTNIGKKVQDHSSTNSEANITHRKPPNHQTQQKNTNVVRTKASRCTKVFIPHLSQMDEETNPTVQQVAAPFLNHDYYDQVNNNDDPPLGMMGTGTDHQPADDLPPFLNLEIDDENSNSCGFMVDFKMDESFLSEFLNVDFSQLYSSTSTANGGDGVKAAISSSCGDDNHHKLHGPDFQSSMAPILDSELDWLS, from the exons ATGGGGAGGAGTCCTTGTTGTGCAAAAGAGGGGTTAAATAGAGGAGCATGGACAGCTATGGAGGACAGAATTCTTAGAGAGTATATAACAACTCATGGTGAAGGCAAATGGAGAAACCTTCCCAAAAGAGCAG GGCTTAAGAGATGTGGAAAGAGTTGCAGATTACGATGGTTGAACTATCTAAGACCTGATATCAAGAGAGGAAACATCACTCGGGATGAAGAAGAGCTCATTATCCGGCTTCATAAGCTCTTGGGAAACAG ATGGTCTTTGATAGCGGGAAGGCTTCCTGGCCGAACAGACAATGAAATCAAGAATTACTGGAACACAAATATTGGGAAGAAAGTTCAAGATCACTCATCCACTAATTCTGAAGCCAATATTACTCACCGCAAACCACCAAATCATCAAACCCAGCAAAAGAACACAAACGTCGTCCGTACCAAGGCATCAAGGTGCACCAAAGTGTTCATTCCCCACCTGTCACAAATGGATGAAGAGACTAATCCTACTGTTCAACAAGTTGCTGCACCTTTCTTGAATCATGACTATTATGACCAGGTCAACAATAATGATGATCCACCGCTGGGGATGATGGGGACTGGTACTGATCACCAACCAGCTGATGATTTGCCCCCATTCCTTAATTTGGAGATTGATGATGAAAACAGTAATTCTTGCGGGTTTATGGTAGATTTTAAGATGGACGAGAGCTTTCTGTCGGAGTTTCTCAACGTCGATTTTTCTCAGCTCTACAGTAGTACTAGTACTGCTAATGGAGGAGATGGTGTTAAAGCTGCTATTAGTTCCAGTTGTGGAGACGATAATCATCATAAGCTGCATGGCCCAGATTTCCAATCATCCATGGCTCCTATCCTCGACTCTGAATTGGACTGGCTCTCATAA